One part of the Mariniflexile litorale genome encodes these proteins:
- a CDS encoding aspartate kinase, whose amino-acid sequence MQVFKFGGASVKDANGVKNVASLLQKVGYRNILVVVSAMGKTTNALELVVKNYFENKSELQSALQEVKKYHNEILLDLFNNENHQVFKKVGSFFNELNLFLSSNKSPDYNFVYDQIIGYGELVSTVIISEYLNSIQIKNNWIDVREHIKTDNYYRRANVNWEETQQLILSNFNKTILNITQGFLGSDTNNFTTTLGREGSDYTAAIYAYCLNADSVTIWKDVPGILNADPRYFEHAQLLNKISYREAIELAFYGASVIHPKTIQPLQGKEIPLYVKSFLNPEAPGTRIGKNITLEPMVPCFIVKKNQVLISLSSLDFSYIVEESISEIFSLLHLYKMKVDVIQNSAISFSVCVDNLYDNLEKLLHHLKAKFKVTCHENVSLYTIRHYTQNAINQIEEGKTVLLKQLTPETVQVVSK is encoded by the coding sequence ATGCAAGTATTCAAATTTGGTGGTGCATCAGTTAAAGATGCTAATGGCGTTAAAAATGTTGCTTCATTATTACAAAAAGTAGGTTATAGAAACATACTCGTTGTGGTTTCTGCTATGGGAAAAACAACCAATGCCTTAGAACTTGTTGTTAAAAATTATTTTGAAAATAAAAGTGAATTACAAAGTGCTTTACAGGAGGTTAAAAAATATCATAATGAAATTTTATTAGATTTATTTAATAACGAAAACCATCAAGTATTTAAAAAAGTAGGCTCTTTTTTTAATGAGCTTAATCTCTTTTTATCATCTAACAAATCGCCCGATTATAATTTTGTTTACGATCAAATTATAGGATATGGCGAATTAGTTTCAACAGTTATTATTAGTGAGTATTTAAATAGCATTCAAATAAAAAATAACTGGATAGATGTTCGCGAACATATTAAAACCGATAATTATTACAGAAGAGCAAACGTTAATTGGGAAGAAACGCAACAGCTTATTTTATCAAATTTCAATAAGACCATTTTAAACATTACCCAAGGTTTTTTAGGTAGCGATACCAATAATTTCACAACGACATTAGGGAGGGAAGGTAGCGATTATACCGCTGCTATTTATGCCTATTGTTTAAACGCAGATAGTGTTACTATTTGGAAAGATGTTCCGGGTATTTTAAATGCCGACCCACGATATTTTGAACACGCTCAATTACTTAACAAAATAAGTTATCGTGAAGCCATAGAATTGGCTTTCTATGGAGCCTCGGTTATTCACCCAAAAACCATACAACCATTACAAGGTAAGGAAATCCCTTTGTACGTAAAATCGTTTTTAAACCCAGAGGCACCTGGAACAAGAATAGGAAAAAACATTACTTTAGAACCTATGGTTCCTTGTTTTATCGTTAAAAAAAATCAAGTTTTAATCTCGTTATCCTCCTTGGACTTTTCATACATTGTTGAGGAAAGTATCAGCGAAATATTCAGTTTATTACATTTATATAAAATGAAAGTAGATGTTATTCAAAATTCTGCCATTAGTTTCTCAGTATGCGTCGATAATCTTTATGATAATCTTGAAAAATTATTACATCATTTAAAAGCAAAATTTAAAGTAACTTGTCATGAAAACGTATCACTCTATACCATTCGGCATTACACCCAAAACGCAATTAACCAAATTGAAGAAGGTAAAACCGTGCTATTAAAACAATTAACACCAGAAACTGTTCAAGTAGTAAGTAAATAA